One Dermacentor silvarum isolate Dsil-2018 chromosome 10, BIME_Dsil_1.4, whole genome shotgun sequence genomic window carries:
- the LOC119431644 gene encoding uncharacterized protein LOC119431644, whose product MGSTTPPIGEPLEIWQWNCRGFRKKRSLLQQYINTHLAQPDVIALQEPGTSPILPGYESYDSPTEGRAAVLINKALTAIGLDNIPDTNIDHVIVELILRRKKKSERRSIIIVNVYSPPKQKSTDFHALVQGACKLAQGKELELLGDFNALDERWGYNRSDVKGKQLAAATEKFQLELLTDPANPTRIGNSVCRDTCPDLTFARGSANYNWDNLQESLGSDHCILRTQITESAMRRSIGQARITNWDVFRRESENSIGNLANLTGWCEQIKEIRDRCTTLMKRTSQLPEVDGHLLHLWEARRSLIRRWKTRKHNRRLKLKIASLTLEAEQYAEQLARINWAQFSDSLRGSLGTARTWHVLRALIDPTRTKNETNKSVQRLIHAFEGTDDELLAQVQRKCYGDYHPPPYRARYQGYANHTLDRPITLDEVNAAIRSSTRNTAAGADKSRTLLSGISTTPPYKNSRTS is encoded by the coding sequence ATGGGCAGTACAACCCCACCCATTGGCGAACcattagaaatctggcaatggaactgccgcggcttcCGCAAAAAGCGGAGCCTCCTCCAACAATACATTAACACACACCTTGCTCAACCAGATGTCATAGCGCTACAGGAACCTGGCACATCACCCATACTCCCAGGCTATGAGTCCTACGATAGCCCGACAGAAGGCAGAGCGGCCGTCCTGATTAACAAAGCATTAACTGCAATTGGTCTTGACAACATCCCAGACACCAACATCGACCATGTGATAGTGGAGCTAATTCTCAGGCGCAAAAAGAAgtccgagaggcgaagcatcataaTCGTCAATGTATATAGTCCCCCGAAACAAAAATCCACCGACTTCCACGCTCTTGTTCAGGGTGCCTGCAAATTGGCCCAGGGGAAGGAACTCGAACTCCTCGGGGACTTCAATGCTCTCGACGAACGCTGGGGATACAATCGTTCGGATGTCAAAGGCAAACAACTTGCAGCTGCCACCGAAAAATTCCAACTCGAACTGCTTACGGATCCAGCAAACCCTACCCGGATCGGCAACAGCGTATGCAGGGACACTTGTCCCGATCTCACCTTCGCCCGTGGTAGTGCAAACTATAATTGGGACAACTTGCAGGAATCCTTGGGtagtgaccactgcattctccgTACACAAATTACGGAGAGTGCGATGCGTCGCTCCATTGGACAAGCCCGCATCACAAACtgggacgtcttccgtcgcgagaGCGAGAATTCAATTGGCAACCTTGCAAACCTCACTGGCTGGTGCGAGCAAATTAAAGAAATTCGGGACCGTTGCACCACCCTCATGAAAAGAACATCTCAACTCCCAGAAGTGGACGGCCATCTTCTGCACCTGTGGGAAGCCAGAAGAAGCCTCatccgcagatggaagacccgaaAACATAACCGACGTCTCAAGCTCAAGATCGCATCTCTCACCCTCGAGGCTGAGCAGTATGCTGAGCAACTGGCACGAATTAACTGGGCCCAGTTCAGCGACTCGCTTCGAGGCTCACTGGGTACGGCCCGCACGTGGCACGTTCTACGAGCCTTGATTGATCCTACTCGAACAAAAAATGAGACAAACAAATCAGTCCAGCGCCTCATACACGCCTTTGAAGGCACGGACGACGAGCTGCTTGCTCAAGTACAGCGCAAATGCTATGGTGATTATCACCCGCCTCCCTATCGGGCGAGGTATCAAGGTTATGCAAACCACACCCTGGACCGGCCGATAACGTTGGACGAAGTTAATGCTGCCAttcgcagcagcacccgcaacacaGCAGCGGGGGCGGATAAATCACGTACTCTCTTATCAGGAATATCAACGACACCGCCGTACAAGAACTCACGAACTTCCTAA